The proteins below come from a single Gimesia alba genomic window:
- the epmA gene encoding EF-P lysine aminoacylase EpmA, whose protein sequence is MNQPVPNYLPTASMETLKQRSRLLQSIRAFFEAQGYWEVETPILSRDTVVDAYIDPFTTGWHSQEGAGSSAANKQPETRYLQTSPEFAMKRLLTAGADQIYQITHAFRQAERGERHNPEFTMLEWYRRGETHHDQMTFVEVLVRQVYETAGSLSDQSTRPELPRDPFQRFSYEEAFQNYAGLSALTSTAEQFQQTAVRHQIPIPSDFDTTDCLSWQNLLLVELVEPALRQLGAVFLYDFPPQQAALAQIRFEDQPGPEGVAERFELYLQGIEICNGYHELTDAAELRRRIAQQSALRQKEHRPALPAESYLLQAMDAGLPACAGTALGIDRLVMLALGKQTLQEVIAFPFERA, encoded by the coding sequence ATGAATCAGCCAGTCCCAAACTACCTTCCCACCGCATCGATGGAAACATTAAAGCAACGCAGTCGTCTGCTGCAGTCGATTCGTGCATTTTTTGAAGCACAAGGCTACTGGGAAGTGGAAACGCCAATTCTGTCCCGCGACACGGTCGTTGATGCTTATATTGACCCCTTCACCACAGGCTGGCATTCGCAGGAAGGAGCCGGGAGTTCTGCAGCGAACAAACAACCGGAGACACGGTATTTGCAAACCTCACCTGAGTTTGCCATGAAGCGATTGTTGACGGCGGGCGCGGATCAGATCTATCAGATCACGCACGCCTTTCGACAGGCTGAACGGGGAGAACGACACAACCCCGAATTTACCATGCTGGAATGGTATCGACGAGGCGAAACGCACCACGATCAAATGACGTTTGTCGAAGTGCTTGTACGCCAGGTGTATGAGACAGCCGGTTCCCTTTCCGATCAGAGTACTCGACCGGAACTCCCCCGGGATCCCTTTCAACGTTTCAGCTATGAAGAAGCGTTTCAGAACTATGCCGGCCTGTCTGCATTGACGTCAACAGCAGAGCAGTTTCAGCAGACAGCGGTGCGGCATCAGATTCCCATTCCCTCCGATTTTGATACAACTGATTGTTTGAGCTGGCAGAATTTACTGCTGGTGGAACTGGTGGAACCGGCGCTGCGTCAATTGGGTGCGGTGTTCCTCTATGACTTTCCTCCCCAGCAAGCAGCGCTGGCGCAAATACGCTTTGAGGACCAGCCGGGGCCAGAGGGCGTCGCCGAGCGATTCGAACTATATCTGCAGGGTATCGAAATCTGCAACGGCTATCACGAATTGACGGATGCCGCTGAATTACGCAGACGCATCGCACAGCAATCGGCACTACGTCAAAAAGAACACCGCCCTGCCCTGCCTGCAGAGAGCTACCTGCTGCAGGCCATGGATGCCGGCTTGCCCGCCTGCGCGGGTACGGCACTGGGCATTGATCGGCTGGTCATGCTGGCGCTGGGAAAACAGACACTACAAGAAGTGATCGCCTTCCCG
- a CDS encoding DUF1499 domain-containing protein, whose protein sequence is MILFWCVSFLLAAYLGIVLWNTLSSPPANLGVVDQHLSPCPDSPNCVCSQDQSPAHQIAPLQYSGPKNEAVQQLTEILNRQRGCRIVVQNEDYLRAEFRSLCFRFVDDVEFLVDSRQNVIHVRSASRVGYSDLGANRKRIEAIRKMFANSND, encoded by the coding sequence ATGATTCTTTTCTGGTGCGTCTCTTTTTTATTAGCTGCGTATCTCGGCATTGTCCTGTGGAACACGTTGAGCAGTCCCCCCGCGAATCTGGGAGTCGTCGATCAACACTTGAGCCCTTGCCCGGACTCGCCCAATTGTGTCTGCTCGCAGGATCAGTCTCCCGCTCATCAGATCGCGCCTTTGCAATATTCCGGTCCTAAAAATGAAGCAGTGCAGCAGCTAACAGAAATTCTCAACAGGCAACGTGGATGCCGTATTGTCGTGCAGAACGAAGATTATCTCCGGGCCGAATTCCGTTCTCTCTGTTTTCGATTCGTCGATGACGTTGAGTTCCTGGTTGATTCCCGTCAGAATGTGATCCATGTTCGATCTGCTTCTCGTGTAGGATATTCTGACCTGGGAGCAAACCGTAAACGAATCGAAGCCATTCGTAAAATGTTCGCCAACAGCAACGACTGA